The Acropora muricata isolate sample 2 chromosome 5, ASM3666990v1, whole genome shotgun sequence genome includes a window with the following:
- the LOC136916607 gene encoding piggyBac transposable element-derived protein 4-like yields the protein MEFPVLWSVITYSVLEAPSSEEEDFSDDDLVDVFGESEDEDDFVGFNFTLPDDIHWETDDDGAKTRRFYDDNPRKVFCGDNVGPTINELPGEKRPVDIFQFFISDELLEKIAPSTNDWFQVKKGSEPSKHKAPFEPIAYINEWKPFFGILLAVNQNIDLPRFEHYFRQDESKWLLLTPGFHKVFSQERFSQLNRYIFFCDPQSLDENDRNRDKLAKVKPFLEHLHAGCKDNFNYGKNITIDEAMIPYKGKLSIKQRILGKPVRWGIKLFPLCDSETAYVSRFEVYLGKARDNEDTSAIGKGGAVFARLTNDSHHKGHCLFVDNSYSSLALCIFLKSRGIYLCGTTIEVTAGGTQLS from the exons atggagttcccggtgttgtggtctgtcatCACTTATTCTGTTCTGGAGGCACCT AGCTCCGAGGAGGAAGACTTTTCTGATGACGATCTTGTCGATGTTTTTGGCGAAAGCGAAGATGAAGACGATTTTGTGGGATTTAATTTTACCCTGCCAGATGACATTCACTGGGAAACTGATGACGATGGAGCGAAGACTCGTCGATTTTATGATGACAATCCTCGCAAGGTATTTTGCGGCGACAATGTTGGTCCAACAATCAATGAATTACCTGGTGAGAAGCGACCTGTAGATATTTTCCAGTTCTTTATCAGCGATGAACTTTTGGAAAAAATTGCTCCCTCGACGAATGATTGGTTTCAAGTAAAGAAGGGTTCAGAACCAAGCAAGCACAAAGCGCCATTTGAACCCATTGCATATATTAATGAATGGAAACCCTTTTTTGGAATCCTTCTTGCCGTGAATCAAAACATTGACCTTCCCCGTTTTGAGCATTACTTCCGTCAAGACGAGTCGAAATGGCTTCTTCTTACACCTGGATTTCACAAGGTATTCTCGCAGGAAAGATTTTCACAGCTTAACAGGTACATTTTCTTTTGCGATCCCCAGTCTTTAGATGAGAATGACCGTAATCGTGATAAACTTGCCAAAGTGAAGCCCTTTCTAGAACATTTGCACGCTGGATGCAAAGACAATTTTAATTATGGCAAAAATATCACTATTGACGAAGCTATGATTCCCTATAAGGGCAAACTTTCAATCAAACAGCGGATATTAGGAAAGCCAGTGCGCTGGGGTATCAAGTTGTTTCCTCTGTGCGATTCCGAAACAGCTTATGTTTCAAGGTTTGAAGTTTACCTAGGGAAAGCAAGGGACAATGAGGATACTTCAGCTATTGGAAAAGGGGGAGCAGTTTTTGCTAGATTAACAAATGACTCTCATCACAAAGGTCATTGTCTATTTGTTGACAACTCGTACAGCAGTCTTGCATTGTGCATTTTCCTGAAGTCAAGAGGGATTTACTTGTGTGGTACAACTATAGAAGTAACTGCAGGGGGTACCCAGCTGAGTTGA